The following are encoded in a window of Phocoena phocoena chromosome 2, mPhoPho1.1, whole genome shotgun sequence genomic DNA:
- the SERPINA1 gene encoding alpha-1-antitrypsin has product MASSITWGLLLLAGLCFLVPVSLAEGLQGHAVQETDASQHDHEHRQEAACHKIAPNLADFAFSVYRRVAHESNATNIFFSPVSIATAFAMLSLGTKGDTHTEILEGLDFNLTRRAEAEIHEGFQHLLHTLNQPDNKLHLTTGNGLFINESAKLVSKFLEDVKNLYHSEAFSINFRDAEEAKKKINDYVKKGSQGKIVDLVDDLDQDTVFALVNYIFFKGKWEKPFEEKHTIERDFHVDEETTVKVPMMNRLGMFDLHYCDRLASWVLLMDYVGNATAVFILPDQGKLQHLEDQLSKELLAKVLEKRYASSANLHLPKLSISGTYDLKTLLGKLGITKVFSNGADLSGITEEVPLKLSKALHKAVLTVDEKGTEATGATILEAIPMSIPPEVEYNRPFFFIIYDKSTKTPLFMGKVVNPTQK; this is encoded by the exons ATGGCATCCTCCATCACGTGGGGCCTCCTCCTGCTGGCAGGCCTGTGCTTCCTGGTCCCCGTCTCCTTGGCTGAGGGTCTCCAGGGACACGCTGTCCAGGAGACAGATGCATCCCAGCACGATCACGAGCACCGCCAGGAAGCAGCCTGCCACAAGATCGCCCCCAACCTGGCCGACTTCGCCTTCAGCGTGTACCGCCGAGTGGCCCATGAGTCCAACGCCACCAACATCTTCTTCTCCCCAGTGAGCATCGCTACAGCCTTTGCGATGCTCTCCCTGGGGACCAAGGGTGACACTCACACCGAGATCCTGGAGGGCCTAGATTTCAACCTCACCAGAAGAGCAGAGGCTGAGATCCACGAAGGTTTCCAGcatcttctccacaccctcaaccAGCCAGACAACAAGCTGCATTTGACCACTGGCAACGGCCTGTTCATCAACGAGAGCGCGAAGCTAGTGAGTAAGTTTCTGGAAGATGTCAAGAACCTGTACCACTCTGAAGCCTTCTCCATCAACTTCAGGGATGCTGAAGAGGCCAAGAAAAAGATCAACGATTACGTAAAGAAGGGAAGCCAAGGAAAAATTGTGGATCTGGTAGATGATCTTGACCAAGACACAGTTTTTGCTCTGGTGAATTACATATTCTTTAAAG GAAAATGGGAGAAGCCCTTTGAGGAAAAGCACACCATAGAGAGGGACTTCCACGTGGATGAGGAGACCACCGTGAAGGTGCCCATGATGAACCGCCTGGGCATGTTTGACCTCCACTACTGCGACAGGCTCGCCAGCTGGGTACTGCTGATGGACTACGTGGGGAACGCCACCGCCGTCTTCATCCTGCCCGACCAGGGGAAACTGCAGCATCTGGAGGACCAGCTCAGCAAGGAGCTTCTCGCCAAGGTCCTGGAAAAGAGATACGCCAG TTCTGCCAATTTACACTTGCCCAAACTGTCCATTTCTGGAACCTACGATCTGAAAACTCTCCTGGGTAAACTGGGCATCACCAAGGTCTTCAGCAACGGGGCTGACCTCTCAGGGATCACTGAGGAAGTGCCTCTGAAGCTGTCCAAG GCGCTGCACAAGGCCGTGCTGACCGTCGATGAGAAAGGGACAGAAGCTACGGGGGCCACGATTCTGGAAGCCATCCCCATGTCAATTCCCCCGGAAGTCGAGTACAACAGACCCTTCTTCTTCATCATCTACGATAAAAGCACCAAGACTCCCCTCTTCATGGGAAAGGTGGTGAATCCCACCCAAAAATAA